A stretch of the bacterium genome encodes the following:
- a CDS encoding PEGA domain-containing protein, whose product MKRNHTMVISQTTRNFLIYLFGGVIVVFGTILLGALATGWQYDFATGELRETGLIIMNSEPSGANISLNDTSIKQQTPYRATNVLPGNYTVKYEEAGYRPWVKKTSVEAERVSFADYAWLIPEQVPTRLRYPDNKIVSATQSIDRKRFAFVEPTSKTDESGATIPTAPRILYAPDLARDPEILYTPPTPTSEEPGAIVIDSLSINTDATWLLARQTTSDTNITWLLIPTNPNDVREKTINLTQLTPIQPTWVGWSDGEANELYLILNGSLRRLTLNDKRLSDSIADGVQAAKWDNTHLLTVEVLADGLRWLRVRSKDQLNSPETIHQVATSSSYTMQYFKLLGDDYTAILPDSTKQLLVTRHIFNNPSERVTSISGKDIASFTVNRSGRYIVMNEKNRMFTIDLERNQRFRYGTSLLGLASWQWMNDQHLAIITNNQLRLIDYDGQNNELLSTIINQQSPILFWDNKSILSFVRPGGNESARPRLTHFFLLPDKILE is encoded by the coding sequence ATGAAGCGTAACCACACTATGGTGATCTCACAAACTACCCGAAACTTCTTGATCTACCTCTTCGGAGGTGTAATTGTCGTATTTGGTACTATTTTACTCGGCGCCCTTGCTACTGGCTGGCAATATGACTTCGCGACAGGAGAACTGCGCGAAACTGGCCTCATTATCATGAATAGCGAGCCCTCTGGTGCCAATATCTCTCTCAATGACACTTCAATAAAGCAACAAACTCCCTATAGAGCCACCAATGTGTTGCCCGGTAATTATACCGTCAAGTATGAGGAGGCAGGCTATCGGCCTTGGGTTAAGAAAACCTCGGTCGAGGCTGAGCGGGTAAGCTTTGCCGACTATGCTTGGCTCATCCCCGAGCAAGTACCAACACGACTCCGCTACCCAGATAATAAAATTGTTTCGGCTACCCAGAGTATTGATCGCAAGCGCTTTGCCTTTGTAGAGCCCACATCCAAAACTGATGAGTCAGGAGCGACCATCCCTACAGCCCCGCGGATCTTGTACGCGCCTGACCTCGCACGAGATCCCGAGATCCTATACACACCGCCCACCCCTACTAGTGAGGAGCCGGGGGCTATCGTCATCGATTCGCTCAGTATCAATACCGACGCTACATGGCTACTAGCCCGTCAAACCACATCGGATACAAATATAACCTGGCTACTTATTCCCACCAATCCAAATGATGTGCGTGAAAAAACTATAAACCTCACTCAGCTCACCCCCATTCAACCAACTTGGGTGGGTTGGTCTGATGGTGAGGCAAATGAATTGTATCTCATTCTGAACGGTTCCCTGCGTCGCCTTACTTTAAACGACAAGCGATTGAGCGACTCGATCGCAGACGGCGTACAAGCTGCCAAATGGGACAATACACACCTCCTAACCGTGGAAGTATTGGCCGACGGACTACGTTGGCTCCGGGTGCGCAGCAAAGACCAGCTCAACAGTCCCGAGACTATCCACCAGGTTGCTACGAGCTCCAGCTACACAATGCAATACTTCAAACTTCTCGGCGATGACTATACCGCCATCCTGCCTGATAGCACTAAGCAACTACTAGTGACTCGTCACATATTTAATAACCCAAGCGAACGGGTTACGAGCATTAGCGGTAAAGACATAGCGTCATTTACCGTCAATCGCAGCGGTCGATATATAGTCATGAATGAAAAGAATCGTATGTTTACTATCGATCTGGAACGCAATCAGCGTTTCCGCTACGGGACCAGCCTATTGGGGCTGGCATCTTGGCAATGGATGAATGATCAGCACTTAGCGATCATCACAAATAATCAGCTGCGACTGATCGATTATGATGGACAAAACAATGAACTCCTCAGC